DNA from Tachypleus tridentatus isolate NWPU-2018 chromosome 8, ASM421037v1, whole genome shotgun sequence:
AttttttggttatatatatatttactcacaACATTTTTTCCCATAAAAGAAGTCTTGAAGCttttcttaatgacgagaaacccacttgaaataaaaatgtacctcagaaccgctggtatgggtattaacactactactgataaggagagaacaacgttttgaccttccgaggtcatcttcaggttaagaaactctcgttcctaagacatgtgtccggcaacggtcacttgcaaactctctctttcttaacctgaagatgacctcggaaggtcaaaacgttgttctctccttatcagtagtAGTggtaatatccataccagccgttctgagatatttCTGGAAGCTTTTGATATATCCACAGAAATATATACCTAATCTAGTTTCTTGAAGATatctttcttttgttataatCACTTTGATTGGCTTGACAATCCACGTATTACTTAGTCGTATTTATTAGAAAGcattttattggttaaaaattaCACACAATTCAAACGTCATATTTTGATACAACAGACAGCCAATAGAAAAATTGCAACTACACAGGTAAGATAAGAGATGATCACATCATTGATATGGTTTGGCACTCTGACACTTACATactcacacacacacgcacagatGACAGTTTTGAAAGACATGAAATTATTCTTAACATTGTGTGCTTTGCAGAAGTAACTTCAGCATGTcactttaaataatgtttcacaaCAAATACCACTTACAACTCAGTAAGCCACAGTAAAAAGTGATGACAAAACATACGTAAACTTACGAGATTTCGTACGTTATGGAATATCCGAAAgatttgataatttgttgttgttgttgttttactaatTCCAGACCTAACTGTAAACGTAAATGGTGAAATAAgattgtatacatacatatatgtaaatatttaagcGTCTTATTAAGgaaaacaaagtatatatatgtatatatacgtttATTTTGACGTAAAGATTCCAAATTACGTGTGTAATTGTGAAAAGTGGTTTCAGTTTTATCCCTAAACTGTGTAGCTTGCATGTACCCTAATGAACCCgcataacaatgttatatattatataatatatgtgaTATAATATATTGCCTTCACGACAATCTATCTAATTTCCTTCTTCTCTCTTCGTTCGACCAGTGCACGTGAAAACACGACGTCCAAAATGTCTGATGGTTACACGCAGCCGTTGGTACCAGGGACCAGATAATTTCCGCTTGTCTTCTGTAACAGACAAAGTTTCATCTTTTCAGGATGCACATAAAACTGGTCTAAATTACCTATTCAGCAAATTCAGAGATTTCGTTAGATCTCAGTCAGTAGAAGAGATCAAACTTCGTCTGTTCAAACCCCACCCAAAGATAAAAATCGCCATAAAAgggaaaaggaaaataaagtgttttttaattCGTGTGTTTAATGTCACGAGATTTTTATTGGCTATTTTGTGTTTAATGTCACGAGATTTTTTATTGGCTATTTCAAGGATGACCTTTCGTTCTCTCTTTTATATTCACAactgttaataataacaaaagaaacaaatatatataacacacaccAGGCACCTTTGACGTGCATTCTTCATTACCTGAATAGATGTAAGTTCATAAATTAAATACCAAAAGGAAAACTTcgtaaaaatcaaaatacatatttatgtgcttgtgtaaaaaaaaaaaaaaaacagtaacccAAGTGCTTTCggaaggtgatttttttttttttttttgcactgaaGGAAAAAATGTCTTGAAGAAATAAGGGCCTCTATTCAAAAGATGGAGTTATCgatttgttttatctaaaatctATTCTCTTACTTGAGTAACATGTATGTACTTTAAAAAGTAAGTAGAATGGTTAGTGAACTGGAATAACAACTCATtttataaccaatatatttttctttaacaaaaaagAATTCTCGACGACATATAAAGGGAATATAAGACTTTACAGAAGTTAATTTGGAACTTATGACCAAATTTCATTTAAAGATTATTACTTATGTGTCCCGATCCATACACTTAAAAGACAGAAACAactaattacatatttaatatatatatatttacttacctGGGGAGGTAGAATCGTCTTTCACAGCAATACGCTAAAGGGAAAAATTCCATAGAAGAGGTTAAGATATGATTTTAAAGTATGCACATATTATGTATCTTggcaaaacaacaatatttcgaACCTTCAAACTGATTGATAACGAAGATTCTTTTTATTAATACGAACATATAAATCACGTTGTTTTCACtctatgttttaaagaataaattataatttactttgacGATgatattattggtttttctttttatcGCTCTCAgacgaaataaaaaatatttaggtttatttattgtagtttttagtCTACGgtaattgttttttattcaacCAGTTTTTATCAGGAAGAAACGAAGATTGTTAAAAGATAAGAATTTGATTGGATTATTAATATCGTTATGAACTTTGcaattgaaatgtatttttgtgtaaaattaaactgCTAAGTTTCAGCCAATAGGAGAGGCTTGTCTTTATTTTAAGCTCCCATTAGCTGAAATGTCGTTGTTTTCATGGCTTTAAAAGAAAcacacgaaaaacaaaacaaaacatttctactGTAATGACGAAATTAAACTGTAGAGATCCTTCAtcacaaaatacttttttaattacGTAGTTTTATcgaagtacagggtgttcggaaagtcattgtgcacttgTATCTTTatcaacagacatgtttcaatatagaatacaggaggtaaatatgaatgacaattataagcAATGTttaaagtgacccccgttggcatcaatacaggtctggatccttcttattttgtttctaaacaccgctatcagttgctggcttgaaatagactgaatagacatatgattacaaaactgcacagtgactttccggtACTAAAGATTTGTTATGAGTTACAtctaatttatttgttgttgttttttgtaatttcacacaaagctgcacgagggctatctacgctagccgtccctaatttagcagtgaggaAATGTATTagggaaaaggcagctagtcatcaccacccactgccagctcttgggctactcttctaccaatgaatattgggattgagtgtcacattataacatccccatggctgaaagggcgagcatgtttagtgtaacaggaattcgagcccgcgactctcagattgtgagtaGAGCGCCCTCTACATTTGGCCATGGTGGGTCATAAACTACTGAGGTAAAAGCAAgagaatataaaacaacaacagggATTATGTCTCGAATTTTAGTCCTAGAAATTATTGTTGAGTTGCCAGGGacagaaacattatttatttatgtttcgtTTGGTTGCCTGAAAAAATACCATATTAGagaaaaacataagaaagatgtctgatcaaatagtgggatttgactgtcaccttTATAACACATCCAAGACCCGAAATTACTGCTACCCCTAATCCCACAAAGAAGATAGAAGCGAACAGTTTCCCCTCAATTTgtcagtggtacagcagtaagtttgaagacttcgaacgctaaaaatcggattttgattcccttggtggacagagcacagagagctcattgtgtagtattgtgcttaactagaaacaaagtTTAGTTGCAAGAAATTCCTTAAGATATACAgctattatttactataatttcaacagatttaatttatttctctgaCAATGCAgaggaaaaactaaaataaatgtaattttgctAAAAAACAATTTGAAGAGAAAAGGATGTAACGTATTCAATACACGAAAAAgaatttttggaaaaataaaagatttcTCATCTGGCAAACTTCAATCACTGTTAACTCTATCAAAACTCTTTGTGTTATTTGTGACGTCAGACACGAGGATCGCCATAGATAGAAGTCTTTAGATTGCATAGATAATCTTACCTCCCTAATCACTTGGCCAGTTATTCAGTTTTCTAAGTTAGAAGTTTCTCTGGTTTTTATTTAGTTGGACatgacacaaaaaatataaaatttacggTACGTTATGGAAATAACGTAATTATGTccttaattattttcaaaatctatgaaAGTAAACTTTTATTGAGGTAGAAAACAAAACGCGTTTCCCGTGTAaaagcctcccgctagtacagcggtaagtctacggatttgcaacgctaaaatcagggattcgattcccctcggtgggctcggcagatagcccaatgtggctttgctataagaaaacacagacacaaaaacacacattcctctataaaaatatatataccctAAGGATTTTTAAACGCTGGTTATTTTCCCCCATAATAAGACTTAAATTtgattgaaaaacaacataattctgGATTTATACTGAACTAAAAATGACACGTGAATGACAGCATTATTAACTAGAatagttaaatattatactattGATAACACGTCTTGactgaaatgaaaacaacatattttataaacaaaattaaacactcGCCTTCTCAGCGATTGAGACACTCTGGGCTAATATTTCTTTGACATAAGACACTGCATATTCTTGTAGTTCAGTTGACGTAGGAACACTGTTTTCTTCATTCTAGTTTTCAAAAGAAACAACAGCACAAAAAACAGCGTTTCTTTTTTCCTATCGGTTTTGAAAGAAATTGTCTAGTTTTGATATACTTAAATTTAGTTAAGcctaattataacattatttagggacaacaaataattttaggagattatttattttaaagttttggaCCAGAAACTGGACAGATATATTAAACTCATATGGAAGTGATTATTTTACCATTTATTATCATTAGTGGCTCTAGTTTATCGATAAAATTTTCTATCTGATCCAATACGTTTACGAGCACGAAGACGTCCATGTTAGGGTAAAGTGGATCAGTCGTACAAAGATGcgatataaatgtatattaataaaaaaaaaaaatgttgagcaAAAAGAAAACGTTATGCAAGATAAACTCACGTTTTCTGCAATGACAACTCCTTTAGTTACTATATCTTGAACGTAGGATATGGCGTAGTCCCTGACTTCGGTCGGACTTGTAGCCACACATTCGTCCGTCTAGATTGAAGgcaacaattatatatatatatatgtacttgtggCTTTAGACAGACGAGACGCCATTAACGAAATATCTAGCCTATTCTGTCAAAATACTTACGGATATTTTAATGATTGCGCGTGTTTGGGCTTCTGCCTCGTTCTCTGACTCCTGATGATCAGGCATTTCGATTGTTCTTTTTGAACTCTGATAAACCTGACTTAAGAAAGTCGCCACAGTTGCACCCtggaaaataacaatacaaaataattattatttattgttattcataaattaaatgttaagcatagctacacgagggctatctgtgctagtcgtccctaatttagcagtgtgagggaaggcagctagccatcaccacccaccgccaactcttgggccactcattagctaacgaataatgggattgaccgtaacattacaacacccacacggctgaaagggcgagcatgtttggtgtgacggagattcgaacccgcgaccctcggattacgagtcgagtgccttaaccacctggccatgccagggccccaTAATGGGCTACCTGGactctggccataccgggctgattactttaataatttaatgtcaaatatagttaattaaaaaaaactagtgAGGCTTAAAAAGCACTGCGGTCATTGTGAAATATAAATGGGTGAGTTAAGTTTATGTGTATTGTTATTTCAGGTTGGTTGTGAGTGTCACATACGtgcacggatttacaacgctaaaattaggggttcgattcccctgggtggacccagcagatagcccgatgtggctttgctataataaaacacacacatatacgtgCGTGTTTACAGAATCTTACTGAGGTAGTTTTGTTTTTCCGAAGATCTGGCGAGACTCGACCCCACAACCTTGTTGACAAACCAGATACTTTATCTAAGTCTCCACCTTTCAAGTGCTCCATCTTACGTTTTTTGTTTCACCGATTGTTGAGAAAAAATAGCAAAATGTAGTTTTGAATGAGAAATCTTTAATGGTGGCATGTAGGCCTTGaaaatggactcagcagatagcctgatgtggctttgctagaacaaacacacacacaccttgaaACTGAGACACTAACGACAGTTAGCTGCACTAGAAAGTAACCGGGACCCAAGTATATTTTTACtgtcattttcattaaaaataataacatacagCTGTGCTATTAGAAATTTATGtgtaaatgtaactgtaaaactAATGAGATGTCACATCATTATtgtaaatgtaactgtaaaactAATGAGATGTCACATCATTATtgtaaatgtaactgtaaaactaataaaatgtcACATCGTTAtgtaaatgtaactgtaaaactGATAAGATGTCACATCGTTATtgtaaatgtaactgtaaaactAATAAGATGTCACATCATTATTGTAAATGCAACTGTAAAACTAATAAGATGTCACATCGTTATTGTAAATATAACTGTAAAACTAATAAGATGTCACATCGTTATtgtaaatgtaactgtaaaactAATAAGATGTCACATCGTTATTGTAAATGTAACTATATAACTAATAAGATGTCACATCGTTATtgtaaatgtaactgtaaaactAATAAGATGTCACATCGTTATtgtaaatgtaactgtaaaactAATAAGATGTCACATCGTTATtgtaaatgtaactgtaaaactAATAAGATGTCACATCGTTATtgtaaatgtaactgtaaaactAATAAGATGTCACATCGTTAttgtaaatgtaactgtataaCTAATAAGATGTCACATCGTTATtgtaaatgtaactgtaaaactAATAAGATGTCACATCGTTAtgtaaatgtaactgtaaaactAATAAGATGTCACATCGTTATtgtaaatgtaactgtaaaactAATAAGATGTAACATCGTTATtgtaaatgtaactgtaaaactAATAAGATGTCACATCGTTATtgtaaatgtaactgtaaaactAATAAGATGTCACATCGTTATtgtaaatgtaactgtaaaactAATAAGATGTCACATCATTATtgtaaatgtaactgtaaaattAATAAGATGTCACATCGTTATtgtaaatgtaactgtaaaactAATAAGATGTCACATCGTTATtgtaaatgtaactgtaaaactAATAAGATGTCACATcattattgtaaactaataagATGTCACATCGTTATtgtaaatgtaactgtaaaactAATAAGATGTCACATCGTTATtgtaaatgtaactgtaaaactAAAAAGATGCCACATCGTTATTGTAAATGTAACTGTAAAGCTAATAAGATGTCACATCGTTAtgtaaatgtaactgtaaaactAATAAGATGTCACATCGTTATtgtaaatgtaactgtaaaactAATAAGATGCCACATCATTATtgtaaatgtaactgtaaaactAATAAGATGTCACATCATTATTGTAAATGCAACTGTAAAACTAATAAGATGTCACATCGTTATTGTAAATGTAACTTAAAACTAATAAGATGTCACATCATTATtgtaaatgtaactgtaaaacGTATAAGATGTCACATCGTTATtgtaaatgtaactgtaaaacGTATAAGATGTCACATCGTTATtgtaaatgtaactgtaaaactAATAAGATGTCACATCATTATTGTAAATGCAACTGTAAAACTAATAAGATGTTACATCATTATTGTTTTTCCTAGTTTAATAATCATTTATAACTTTTCTAAAGCTTTATCCATAATTCACTTCATTGTACTGTAACAAACatcagtgtaattataacaataacacaaCTGGTAACACATAAATTTTAGCTTAATACAAAACActgctaccgtgtttctccgataataagacctagtgtgatttttggggatagttttaatacaagccctacccttaaaataagccctagttaagagtggcaggaagaggaaagaaataaaaaaaattaatttattaattagtttaatagttagttaattagtttgtttaagtattagtcagttagtttaatagtttaataatagtttattttaaatggttagtttaatagttttactttgtaacttcattttttaatatatcaaaataagacatcccccgaaaataagccccagtgtcatattttggagtgaaaattaatataagccctgtcttattttcggagaaacacggtatgtgTAAAAATTATTGAATTTCAGAAGATTTTGGGTGGTATTTTCTGGCGACAACATTTAATAACAGCGAAAGACGATTAAACAGTACACTTAAATTACTTGGGAGGAAGCCACACCAATTCGAAATCAATATTTAGTTTTgacatataataatgtaaaataaattgttcGTTATTAAATTTTATCACTGTGAATACGAACTATGTTACTTAAAAACGAATatttagacttaccactgtacagAATAAGTTAATCAATGTAGATCCAATACACACTTAACTTGCTAGCTAGGCCTACTTGTAGTAAACACAAAAAAGCGCAATATTAACTAAGATTGTCTTAGAAAAATGCAAGCTTATTTTCCTTCATATGAGTTAAGTATGAAGATATCaataagaaaatgaatatttgttcAAACATTACCTATTTACAACAAAAACTTAAAGTTAACTAGCATACGGCCACTACACGTAGGTTACCACAAAGCGAccctgtatattttttttaattacagggcAAACGCACTTAACGGTACAAAATAATTGAAGATTTTTTGTctcaataaatacaaaacaaaagagaTGGTGCGTACGTAGTGGAGAATAAATCTCATTGAACTAGGTtagtttgtatgtgttttctttttcCTTATGTCATTTTGAATAGTGATTTCTTTTTCCAGTGATAACTTTAGTTCTTGGTGAATAATACAGACATTAATTTTCTATGCTAACATTCTTTATACAGATTTGTTTAAAACATCTTACTGTGCTCGAGGCTCTCTTTACTTtcaattttcgtttctttttaGACTGTCTGCACCTCTTTCGTTTTTCTTTAAAAGCTTATACGCCTAAATAAATCAACGTATTGTCTACACGCGTCGCACCTTAACTCTGCTCTCATATTTCTTGTAGCTGTATAACTCGATATTTATGAACTTCTTCAGTTTGtcgtgtttttattttgatatatttcagGAACGTTCTTTCAGATAGACTCTATCGCTTGTATGCAGTTATATGCTAGTACATAACTTGCGATCTCAACTAAAACAAAACGTGATTCGAAACTCATTTACATGCAAAGTATAAACTTTAGCAACGTAATTTTGTTTAGTAACTTAGTCTAAACTAGAGACCACTGTACAATCTGTAATTGTCAAATTATTATATTCCCATCAACACTTAACCACGGAGAGTACTAAGAACTCGTAACATAATTcatgttagttttactttaattttactcaTAAAGCTTTCACCAGTCTGTCTATATAATGTTTCCTTGTTTTCGCAATTTGTTTTGCacactattttttctttttgtgttaCCTTACGTTATAAAGCAAATTATTTAGCACTGTTAGTTATATttcttcccctcggtggactcagcaaataactcaatgtggctttactataagaaaacacacttacaCACAGTTATATTTCTACCACTCATTGAACAAATTTCTGGGCTTTTGCTTTTCTTCACAATACTGTTTCACATTACTTCTATTGAATATTTCACAAACGTCTAGAACACAACGTAAAACGTTTTGCGCGTGCGCAGAAACATAAAGCTTACGTCACAATCACATTGTTTTCTAATCCAgtattccttttttgttttttgttgattttttccAATAATTGTAACAGagttaccgttatacgtttattgtAATACTTACGTGTATTTCAGTTTGATGCACATgccgtatattgttaaatgtgtattgcgtaagtcctacctgttctctaaatttgtagaatattctcgagagcaagaatcaacagtATGTGGTTaacgtgttttcgaacattgttgaacgttaGATAAACTCATGGGATTGGTATATAAAACCGACGCGGCgagaaacaattattattatttcgtcagctacagttagtatactgaaagcctcggaagctacaattgtgattaacgcttattaatcggaaaactacagaaaatatacaggaatgtttacagatttcgaacattacataccgttcaactttagtgaattactttggacgttagtatttctaggagaacattaaatatcttcgtcgctGAAAAGTCAGCTTGTACTGCTGTGAAGCCAGCCAAGAGAAGACAACGTCAGCTGAGGCGAGTTGTAACTAAATGAACTTAGAACTAATTTCCTTGTCGTGGACCTGAACCATCGATAAAGTGGTCAGTCTATACCATATAGAAGACTCAGaatagtttgtatgtttgtaaaacttcttGTATAGAAATCAATATTTGTGATAACcactattataaattgtattgttggttacaatacaataaaaatagtacaataatacaagttgttGGTTGCAAAAGATACAATACTGAAACGATAAGTCTCTAAGCCTAGTCATGTGAAATAGACAACCAAAGACTAACCACAAATCGAGAAACAGAAAGTAGCCGAATCTATAGGACAAAACACAGCTGAGAATATCTCAAACGAAATAAGAAATTCATAGTTTAAATAAACCATTTCAAAGTTCCACAGATTTATAGATGGGAAGCCTTGTAGTATGTCGATTCACATGAGTTCTGCAGCTAGCATTGTTCTACTCGATGTAGTACtgaaacaagtgaaaactgcctcagatataaaaaaaagagGAAGTGCTGTGAATGGCAAGTGGATGTAAGTTACCAGCAGgaagataacactatgtaacacaaattggatagtgtgtgttatttcttaattgcttatgttgtgaaagtacagaaaatggccattattcctttcaaactttgcttttgtgacctggataatgaaatttagaaattaacctattttctatgtaaaaaacggacaaatttgtacattttcatttacataaggtctgaataaaacaacatatgaatcacgatttacatgtatttatactaaagttgaagaaaaatgaatgaaaatgtttagaagtagtttattgagatttgtgactgtaatgtaaatcactttcacgtatcagcccccaaatatagtctcccatcatgtgtTTGTTATGCGCTCCTTGGTTCAAAGTcaagtatatcttggtggaagcgctcgccttgctcctctgagtatgctcccatgttctccttaaatttatcaagatgagcatcaatgatatggactttcagggacatcctgcagcccatttccCGTAGTTCTTCACTAGAGCTTCAACCAGTTTCACGTAATTTTCGGCCtcgtgattgcccaagaagcctcaAATCACTGCtacaaagctgctccaagcttttcTCTTCCTGCTGAGCTTCTTGGAAAATTCTGTGCACTCTAGGATCTTCTTTacttgtggtccaatgaagacaccagctttaacctttgcctcagacagcttagaaaAGAaatctcaaaggtacttgaagactgcaaactccttatcaagagctgtgacaaattgttccataagacccaattttatgtgcaatggtgggaacaacaccttctggaggtccacttatggctcacacttgacattgtgcctccccacaaagaacttggtccgttgtggccagtgcttcctgttgtagtgcactgcggtgTCCATGTTGTCCCAAAAGTAAAGATAACAGGTaaacttggtaaagtctccttgaagacccatcaggaatgtcaccattttgaagtctccgataacctcccagccatactcatcatgcctcaaggcttctagcaaggtcttgatgctgttgtattcctctatgaggtgcactgaatgagccagggggaaagttctacaacattctagaaagttcttgaaaattcttgtaggTTCAAGAAAATTCTCCATCAGCTACTCAACtttgaatctacctggaatgttctggaaaaatggata
Protein-coding regions in this window:
- the LOC143222346 gene encoding uncharacterized protein LOC143222346 — its product is MPDHQESENEAEAQTRAIIKISTDECVATSPTEVRDYAISYVQDIVTKGVVIAENNEENSVPTSTELQEYAVSYVKEILAQSVSIAEKRIAVKDDSTSPEDKRKLSGPWYQRLRVTIRHFGRRVFTCTGRTKREEGN